The region CGGGTTATGAGGTCGAGTTCTTTACCCTCACCGGCGACACGCTGGATGTTGTCACAGTGGATGTAGAACAGGTACGCCCGGTCAGCGAACACGAAATTCTTCACGCGCGGGCGATGTAGTTTGTCTCGGCGGATGTCTAGCCGCAGGCACATGGTACAATTAGCTAAGATCTAGATGCCTAAACGAGTGAACCGCGTGCCTGTCTCCCTCTTTCCCGCATCAATTCGTGAACATTTCGAGATCATGAGTGGCGTCACGCTTCTAGCATACTTCACGCAGACTTTCCGGAAGAATGGAAGGACATCATCGCGCTTCTTACTGAGTTCGGTTGTGTCGAAGCTGGATCGAACGCGGTGGTGGCAACAAGAGTGAGGTTGCACGGCATGTCGACCGGACGCTGGGCGCGCGGGGCTGGATCGAGCGCAGTTTCGACACGGCCATTCGTGTCAACGATCAGACGACCGACTCACCCACACACAGCGTCGATTGTTTCAAGAATCGAATTGCGCTTGAGGTCGAGTGGAACAACAAGGATCCTTTCTTCGATCGAGACTTGAACAACTTTCGCCTACTCTTTGACCTCCGAGTCATTAGTGTAGGAATCATTCTCACGCGCTCGGATGAACTGCAAGCGATATTCAACCAAACTCGGCCGGGGTTCATCGTACGGAGCCTCTACGACCCACATGAGTAAGCTGCTTCCAAAGGTTTCCGGCGGTGGTGCAGCCGGCTGTCCTTTGTTAGTGTTTGGGATCAAGGCGGCGTTGTATGCGGAGGATTGTTAGGGATGACCGATTCTCAAGCCGCATACGACTTCGCCGCATTCGTGAATGGGCAGAAATTCGGTACGATTTTGGCTGATCCCCATGGCAGTTTCCAGAACCGCACAGGCAAGGTTGCACCTGAACACCAACGCTTGTCGCGCTATCCGACCCTATCGCTCGACGACATCATGACGCTTCCCGTGTGTGACGCCGCTGCCGATCAAAGCCACTTGTACCTCTGGGTTCCGAACGCTTTGCTGCGCGAGGTCTGGATGTACTTGCTGCATGGGGGTTTGAATACAAGACAGATCTCGTGTGGCATAAGGTCCGCAAGGATGGCGAGCCGGACGGGCGGGGTGTCGGGTTCTACTTCCGCAATACGACCGAACTCGTACTATTCGGCGTCCGGGAAAACTGCGCACGCTCCAGCAGGGAAGAACGCAGGTCAACATCATCAAGACGCAGAAGCGTGAGCATTCTCGTAAACCGGATGAGCTGTACGACATTGTCGAAGCGTGCAGTCCCGGTCCGTATCTCGAGATGTTTGCCCGTGGTTCACGTCCGGGGTGGCTCGTTTGGGGAAATCAGGCCGACGACTACCTCATTTCGTGGGACACATACAAGAACAACAGTCAGACACTCTCTATGCCGCGAAACGGGAAGGTCAATTCTCAATTGAAACTGTGGGACTCCGACGATGGCGACTGATCCGACCCCCGCACCATAGGCGCGGGGCAAGCGCTACGTGGCCGAGAGTTCCGCGATCGCCAGCACCGCCCAATTGACGCACAGCAGAACTATAAGCAGTGCCGTGACCGCGCGTGCCCGCGGCCCGATCAGCGCGAACGTTTTTCGAGGGTGAGCAATCACTGCGGCCGCGGGAACGCATATCAGCGGCACGAACGGCACCAGAATCGATTGTCGCCGTAGGTCAGGAACGCGCTGCCGGTTATCGCAAGCAGCAGCACCGCGCATAGCTGGACTGCGGGTTTGGCCCGATGCGCCACGCTGCCGATCACGAACAGAACCATCACCGCGGCGAAACTGACGCCGATAACGGCCGTCGGCACGAGCCAGCCCAAACGCGCAATCGGCGATTGGCCGTAATACCCTTCACGATAGCTGTAGGCGTACTGGCGCGGTAGTTCGTACAAGTAGCGCACGGCCTGTACGCCTTTTTCCGGCAAACGGAACCGGATTGCGCACGATCCACGCGACCGCCTCTTGCGTCCCACGCTGTGCCTGCTCGATCGGCGTCAGGCCGTAGAGCGGACTTGCAGGGTCGTCGAGGATATGCGACTCCGCTGCCCCACGAGCCGTCCGCCCATGGATTGTTGCCTGCGTACAGGTCGCGGCCGGTTCGGGTTGACAGTGTCGCCCAGCCGTACGTCTGCGCGTTGTAGATCAGCCACGGACTGATCGTGACGACCAACGCGACCAGCGCGGCCTGCATACACGACGGCGCGCGCCTTATATCGCCATACGATGTAGACGAGCATCACGGGCAGCAGGACCGCTCCGAGCGTCCCGCGCGTAAGCGCCGCTGCGCCGAACAGGACGCCGAGCAGCACGCCCCATCCGATGCCGCGAGAGGCGTTCAACCGGCGCATACCGACCT is a window of Candidatus Flexicrinis affinis DNA encoding:
- a CDS encoding DUF4926 domain-containing protein, producing the protein MIREHDRIVLTTDLPDGRFRAGDIGVVVMIHGDHAGYEVEFFTLTGDTLDVVTVDVEQVRPVSEHEILHARAM